The genomic window ATACCCCTGGGCTGCGAGTTTTGGTGGCCCGCCCTATAACTCGGTAGACCTACAACAACGTGGCGCATTGCCATTACATTCTGCGTTACCAGTGAATTGGAATACAGGATGTGCAAGTGGTATTACCCCCTCTGCATGGTGGTACAGTAATTGGGGGACAGAAGTTTATTACAGCATGTGCACAGCGGCGCAAGGAAACTGCTTAACTATTACGGGGGCTAGTCCATCTACTCTGTCGGCTGTCACTATTGCTCCCGGTGTTGGTCTTGCAGGGCAGGCTCGCCCCTCGACTGATCTTACAAACTATTTTGAGCAGAGTAACGCGAATGGAACTTCGCCCTTTGAATTTATGAGTACGTTACAATTTAGCGAGAGTTTTAATGATGTTGTCTATCCAATCACCCCCTAGGGCGAATCAACACGGCTTTACGTTGTTAGAAATGGCTGTGGTGATGGTTATATTAGGTTTATTACTTGGTGGTTTATTGGGGCCGCTCGCATCGCAACGTGAGAGCAAAAATTTAAACACAGTGAATCAGCAATTATTAGAAATACACGATGCACTTCTTGGTTATGCTGCCGTAAATGGCTTTTTACCTTGCCCCTCGCGTGCAAACTCCTCTGGATTGGAAGCGCGTAACGGCGCAGGACGGTGTCAACAGGAACATGGGTTTGTACCTATTCGTACGCTTGGCCTGCAAGGTCCTGTCGATTCCAACACTAGGTTGTTAGACCCTTGGCTGGTGCCTATTCGCTATAGCTTAACTTCTGTGGGTACATGGGAGTATGCGCGCGGCGTGCAATTAAATGGTAGTGCTAGTAATTATCGGGTGTGCGGACAGTCAGTGTGTAGTGAGGTATTGGCAGATAACGTAGTGGCGGTGATTTTTTCTTTGGGTGAAAACGGTAATTTAACAACCACCTCCGTAGATGAACTCGAAAATACAGATGGCGACGACACTTTTGTAAGTCGTGTAAAAAGCGAGGCGAGCGGTTCTGAATTTAATGATACCTTGCGTTGGCTTTCTCCAAACATATTAATGCATCAACTTGTCAAAGCAGGGCGCCTCTAGTTGGTGCGAGTTGTGCCGCTGTAACACAGCAATTAAATATTGGCGTTATAACGTTACGGCATATTAAAGCGTGATTTGTTGACGTAAGTTACGGTAAACCGGTACTTCGCTTTTTTTATTCACGAATGTTTTGGAAATAACCCACTATAAATAGTGATTAGCCAAATATTTGCTATGCTTTTTATTAACGGATTTATAAACAGTTTTATTCCTAGTTGTTCTCATGTGAAGTGAATTTAAAAGGTACTTTTACTATGTTAAACAATCAAATGAACAGGCAGTCGGGCTTTACGCTTGTAGAAATCGCCATAGTGCTTGTGATTATTGGCTTGCTGCTTGGTGGTGTGCTTAAGGGTACTGAGCTAATTGAAAACTCAAAAGTTAAGAAAGCGGCCAATGAATTAAACGGTATATCTGCTGCGTATAATTCGTATATAGATCGCTACTCCCGAGTCCCGGGTGACGACGGTAACTTAGCTGCTTTGCAAGCGCGTGGTGGCCCTTGGGCTAGTGTGACTAGCGCGGGTAATAATAATGGCGCACTACAGGTTAGTTTAGGCCAAACCTTTAACGGTGGTGGCGAAAATATGGAGTTTTGGCAACATTTAAAGGCGTCAGGCTACATTAAAGGTAACCCTGCTGACGCGGGTCAATCAGCACTGCCAAGAAATGCATTTGGCGGGTTAATCGGTATTACAACTCAGTCGATGGGGGGCGGTTTAAATGGAGTTAAGGTTTGCCTAGGGCAGGTGCCTGGTAAATCTGCTGCCGCACTGGATAATCAGTTGGATGATGGCTTGGGGCAGTCTGGTAGCATTCGCGCAACGCTAGGTAATGCAGGTACTAACACAAACCCAGCTGCTGCAGCCTTAGCCGCAGAGTATAACGAGGGTAACGAATACACTGTTTGCGCTAAAATTTAATGTGACTAAAGGCGCTGGCCCCTTCGGGTTGGCGCCTGTTTTCGGCCTTTGCTCTTAATAATGTGTATTTTCCCCTCCCAATTCTCTCTTTTACATCTAGTTTTATTTCTTCAATTCCTTCTCTAGCTTTACAGTGCAGCGCTGTGTGGGTATAAAAAGAATACAGTGTTAGTTTTATTCGAGGGAGATATGAGATGGATAAAAAATATGTTTTAACGGGGTTGGGGTATGCCATTATCGGGCTAGTGCTAGGTATATATATGGCTGCCACCCA from Saccharophagus degradans 2-40 includes these protein-coding regions:
- a CDS encoding type II secretion system protein, whose amino-acid sequence is MMLSIQSPPRANQHGFTLLEMAVVMVILGLLLGGLLGPLASQRESKNLNTVNQQLLEIHDALLGYAAVNGFLPCPSRANSSGLEARNGAGRCQQEHGFVPIRTLGLQGPVDSNTRLLDPWLVPIRYSLTSVGTWEYARGVQLNGSASNYRVCGQSVCSEVLADNVVAVIFSLGENGNLTTTSVDELENTDGDDTFVSRVKSEASGSEFNDTLRWLSPNILMHQLVKAGRL
- a CDS encoding prepilin-type N-terminal cleavage/methylation domain-containing protein, translated to MLNNQMNRQSGFTLVEIAIVLVIIGLLLGGVLKGTELIENSKVKKAANELNGISAAYNSYIDRYSRVPGDDGNLAALQARGGPWASVTSAGNNNGALQVSLGQTFNGGGENMEFWQHLKASGYIKGNPADAGQSALPRNAFGGLIGITTQSMGGGLNGVKVCLGQVPGKSAAALDNQLDDGLGQSGSIRATLGNAGTNTNPAAAALAAEYNEGNEYTVCAKI